One window from the genome of Schistocerca piceifrons isolate TAMUIC-IGC-003096 chromosome 8, iqSchPice1.1, whole genome shotgun sequence encodes:
- the LOC124711553 gene encoding uncharacterized protein LOC124711553: protein MSIKARTPPEKDAHGNPPDSREHVTVPHPQQDMTNAVFAVVILSVVAAANAGLLTLPGGAIVSQRPHQRERRMDSGVPRTFGVSGVKVAENSFNPVVVLNSTGFPSAKNPIGTFLPAPCTEQQTPFCQ from the exons ATGAGCATAAAAGCGCGGACGCCTCCAGAGAAAGACGCACACGGTAACCCACCGGACTCCAGAGAACACGTCACCGTCCCACATCCTCAGCAAGACATGACGAATGCC GTGTTCGCCGTGGTGATCCTGTCCGTGGTGGCAGCCGCCAACGCTGGCTTGTTAACGCTGCCCGGTGGCGCCATCGTCAGCCAGAGGCCCCACCAGCGCGAGAGACGTATGGACAGCGGCGTTCCTCGTACGTTCGGTGTCAGCGGAGTGAAAGTCGCCGAAAACAGCTTCAACCCCGTTGTTGTTTTAAACAGCACTGGCTTTCCCTCTGCCAAAAACCCCATCGGAACCTTCCTTCCTGCACCTTGTACTGAGCAACAAACACCCTTCTGTCAATAA